A stretch of the Papaver somniferum cultivar HN1 chromosome 6, ASM357369v1, whole genome shotgun sequence genome encodes the following:
- the LOC113290989 gene encoding uncharacterized protein LOC113290989, whose amino-acid sequence MNLRQISIESAESIKAQITEEEVLAALKKLGQNGAPGPDGFQVSIIVKCWYFMKTDIMRVVKVFEDCGFIDWRLKFTFIILIPKKEIVEEVKDLSPISLTGIVYKDISKVFAERIKPLLHSVISPHQTAFIKGRQILDSILVDNECLDSILKDKNPGIICKIDLEKAFDNIKWSFIDQVLQAM is encoded by the coding sequence ATGAACCTTAGGCAGATCTCTATCGAGTCAGCTGAGAGTATTAAAGCTCAGATTACCGAAGAAGAAGTTTTGGCAGCTCTGAAGAAGTTGGGTCAAAATGGAGCTCCGGGCCCGGATGGTTTCCAAGTGAGTATCATCGTCAAATGTTGGTATTTCATGAAGACCGACATCATGAGAGTGGTTAAAGTTTTTGAAGATTGTGGTTTTATCGATTGGAGGCTCAAATTTACTTTTATTATTTTGATTCCGAAAAAGGAGATTGTTGAAGAAGTCAAAGATCTGAGTCCAATTAGCTTAACCGGTATTGTTTACAAAGACATATCTAAGGTGTTCGCTGAGAGGATCAAACCTTTGCTTCACTCTGTAATCTCTCCACATCAAACTGCCTTTATAAAGGGTAGACAGATCTTAGATAGCATTCTTGTGGATAATGaatgtctcgattctatattgaAGGATAAAAATCCAGGTATCATATGTAAGATTGACCTGGAAAAAGCCTTTGATAACATCAAATGGTCTTTCATCGACCAGGTTTTGCAAGCTATGTAG
- the LOC113290990 gene encoding uncharacterized protein LOC113290990, protein MWIQGCIKRIPLPILVNGSTCRRFVNEKGIRQGDPLSPFLFLLVYEVLTHMFEKDTLAGWIGGFTVKKYGTKVSHLQFADDILVFLDAKVEQLRYLKYILLCFDASSGLHINFSKTSYFPLVM, encoded by the coding sequence ATGTGGATTCAAGGGTGCATCAAGCGGATCCCTTTACCTATTCTTGTGAATGGGTCAACTTGTAGGAGGTTTGTGAATGAGAAGGGTATAAGACAAGGGGACCCTCTTTCTCCCTTCTTGTTTCTTCTTGTCTATGAGGTTCTAACTCACATGTTTGAAAAGGATACACTGGCAGGATGGATAGGTGGCTTCACTGTTAAGAAATATGGGACCAAAGTAAGTCACTTACAATTCGCAGATGATATCCTTGTCTTCTTGGATGCAAAGGTGGAACAACTCAGGTACCTAAAATACATTCTTTTATGTTTTGATGCTTCTTCTGGTCTTCATATAAACTTCAGTAAAACCAGCTATTTTCCGTTGGTGATGTAA